A stretch of DNA from Paenibacillus albus:
TTTATGTTGAAAGAGATTAAGGAATATGGCGATTATTGAAAATAATAATTGTTGATACCCCTCCAATGGTCTTTGGTGGGGTTTTGACGTTGAAAGCGCAATGTCCCTATAATAGAACGTATGAAATCGTTAGACAGGGGACTCTCGCATGGATGATCGTGATCGGAAACAACAAATACAATCGCAAGGCGAGCTGCCGATCGACGGCTTGCTGCCTGAGCTTCAGCAACTGCTGACGGAACGAAACGCAGCCGTACTCGTTGCGGCTCCCGGAGCGGGTAAGACGACGAGGGTGCCGCTCGCTCTGCTTTCAGCGCCATGGCTGGCTGGTCAGCGCATTCTTATGCTGGAGCCGCGCCGATTGGCAGCGCGTGCTGCGGCCCGGTTCATGGCCGCGTCGCTCGGCGAACAGGTAGGTGGTACGGTCGGTTACCGCGTTCGGATGGATACGAAGGTGGGGCCGTCAACGGTGATTGAAGTGATCACCGAAGGGGTATTAACACGAATGCTGCAAGCTGACCCGGCGCTGGAGGGTGTCGGTATTGTCATCTTTGACGAGTTCCATGAGCGGCATCTGCATGGCGATCTGGGACTCGCGTTATGCTTGCAGACGCAGGCTGTTCTTCGCGATGATCTGCGGCTGCTTGTCATGTCAGCGACGCTGGAAGCAGAGCCGGTCGCGGAGCTGCTCGGTGGTGCGCCCCTTCTCGTGAGCGAAGGGCGCGCTTATCCGGTGGAGACGCATTATGCGGCGAAACCTGTGAATGGCCGCGTGGAGGATGCGATCACGCGCACGGTCTTGGAAGCTGTGCAGCGCGATGAAGGCGATGCGCTGGTCTTTCTGCCGGGAGCGGGCGAGATTCACCGCGTAGCGGGATTGCTTCGCGCATCGGCGGCGCTGCCGGCCGGAACGCAGGTGGTACCGTTGTACGGGGCGTTATCGCCGGAAGAGCAGGATCGTGCCGTTGCGCCTTCGGCGGAAGGCGAACGAAAGATTGTACTCGCGACGACCATCGCGGAGTCAAGCGTCACGGTTCGCGGCGTCCGCATCGTCGTCGACAGCGGATTAAGCCGCGTGCCGCGCTTCTCGCCGCGGACAGGCATGGCACGGCTGGAAACCGTGCCGGTGTCGGTCGCTTCGGCGGATCAGCGCCGCGGGCGTGCCGGTCGCGAAGCACCGGGCGTCTGCTACCGGCTGTGGACGGAGCAGGAGCATCGGCAGCTGCAGCCGCAGAGCGAGCCGGAGCTGCTCGGCGCGGATCTTGCGCCGCTTGCGCTTGAGCTCGCGATCTGGGGCATCGCCGATCCGTTTGAGGAGCTCGCGTGGCTGACGAAGCCGCCGGCTGCCGCGTACTCGCAGGCGCAGGAGCTGCTGCGCGAGCTTGGCGCGCTCGATGCAGGAGGCAAGCCGACCGCGCACGGCAAAGCGATGGCCGAGCTCGGCATGCATCCGCGTCTCGCGCATATGGTGCTCGAGGCGAAGCCGCTCGGTCAAGGCGAAGCGGCATGCGAGCTCGCCGCGCTGCTCGGCGAGCGCGATCTGCTGCGCCAGACGCGCAGCATCGACATGCGGCTGCGCGTGGATGCGCTGCGCGGGCGCGGAGCCGGCGGCGGAGAGCAGCCGGACGCCGCCGTGCTGGCGCGGCTCGCCGCGGAGGCGCGCGAATGGATGCGCGCCGCTGGCATCGCGCCGCAGCAGCGGCAAGCAAGAGCTGCCGCGGACGCGGACGCGACCGGGCTGCTGCTCGCGCTCGCGTACCCGGATCGCATCGCGCAGCGCCGCGGCGACGGCCGGTTCTTGCTTCGCAGCGGTCGAGGTGCGGCTGTACAGGAGCTGCAGCCGCTCTCCAGCGCGCCTTACCTCGCGACCGCGGAGCTTGAGGATAGCGGCAGCGACAGCCGTATCCTGCTCGGCGCGCCGATAACGCTCGCTGAACTTGAGCGGCACTTCGCTGATCAGCTCGCCGAAGAGGCGGATGTGCGATGGGACCGCCAAGCCGGGGCGGTGCGAGCACGGCGGCGCATACGGCTCGGATCGCTGATCTTGAAGGATACTCAGCTCGACAGGGCTGATCCAGAGCTTGTAATGAACGCGCTATTCAGCGGCATCGCCGAATACGGGCTGGATATGCTTCCTTGGACGAAGCAAGCTCGCCAGCTGCAAGCCCGGATCGCGCTTATGCATACGCACAATGCGAGCTGGCCGGATGTTTCCGAAGAAGCGCTGCTAGCATCGCTCCCGGAATGGCTCGGTCCATATGTAGGCGGTATGCGCAGCCGAAGCGATCTTTCGCGCCTCAATATGGCGCAGATTATGGAGTCGCTGCTGTCCTGGCAGGAGCGCTCGCTGCTTGATAATGAAGTGCCGACGCACATCAAGGTGCCAAGCGGTTCGCGGATCCCTGTCGATTACAGCGACCCGGCTGCGCCGGTGCTCGCTGTCCGGCTGCAGGAGCTGTTCGGCCTTGCGCAGACGCCGCGCATTGCAGGCGGCAAGCTCCCGATTACGATTCATCTTCTGTCGCCCGCGCAGAGGCCGGTGCAGGTGACGCAGGACTTGGCGAGCTTTTGGCAGAACACGTATTTTGAAGTAAAGAAGGACTTGAAGGGTCGCTATCCTAAGCATTATTGGCCGGACAACCCGCTTGAGGCGGAGCCGACAAGCCGTGCGAAGCCAAGGCCGCAAGCTTGAGAGCTTGCGTTGCATTGCGTTGTTAGACTGCAAGTATTGAGGTGACTTTTCTAAAAATGACGTTGATCCTTAAAGTTTTCGTTCTGTATCTCATAATCATGAATATCTACGTCTTCAACTTGATGAGAATTGATAAACGGCGTGCAACAAGAGATCGCAAGCACCGAATTCCTGAGAAAACGCTGCTCGGGATGAGCCTGATCGGAGGCTCGCTCGGAGGCGTGATGGCGATGCGGATGTTCCGGCATAAGACGAAACATCTTGCTTTTTCCATTGGCATGCCGCTCATGCTGGTGCTTCACGTCGCTTTGGTCAGCTTGCTGATTCGGTACATGCTGTAACATTTTGGCATGGCTTGGTATGAATTGACACTTGCAAAGTGATATGCTATATTGTTCACTCGTGCTCCCTAACCGAGCATTTATAACACGCCATTATTTATACGAACAGACCAAGCCGCATGCGAATGCGGCTTTCTCCGCCTTCTGAAATAGGCATGCGGAGGGGCTGCAGGCAAGGCAGGCTTGAAGTCGCAGAGGGAGGTAACTGACATGACCGTTCAAAGTGCCTTTCAAGAAGAGGCTGCACGAGTCGAAAATGTGCTGAAACACATTCACGAGCAGCTTCGTACGATCGGACCCCGTTACACTGGCAATGATTTTACCGAGCAAATGCTCGAAATTCAGCGTGAACAGCGGCAGCAGCGGCTGGAGGTTGCGCAGCGTGAGCCGTATTTTGGCCGAATTGATTTTCAAGAAATCGTTCATCCTGCACCTAGACCGCTCTACATTGGCAAAGCAGGCGTCGCCCATGAGAAGTCGAACGAAGTGCTTGTCGTCGATTGGCGCGCACCGGTAGCCAGTTTGTTCTACGCGTTCAGCGGCGGGGAAGCGCCCGTCACCTACGAATCGCCGGATGGCGATGTGGAGGGAACCGTTCATCTCAAGCGCAACCTGATGGTGCGCGATGGGAAGCTCGAGCGGGTGGTCGACAGCTATGTGCGTGGGCAGGAGGAAGAATCCGTCACCGACGAGTTCTTGCTATATCGCCTTGGAGAGAGCAAAGACAATAAGCTGCGCGACATCGTTTCAACGATTCAACAAGAGCAGGACCGCATCATTCGGACGGATAAGAACAAAGCCGTCTTCATCCAAGGGGTAGCTGGTAGTGGTAAAACGACGGTTGCCCTCCACCGGCTCGCGTACTTGCTGTATCGTTACGCAGGCGCGATTCGCGCGGAGCGGATGGTTATTTTTGCACCGAACCGGATGTTCCTTGATTATATTTCCGGCGTACTGCCGGAGCTCGGCGTTGGCGATATTTTGCAGACGACATTCGCAGAATGGGCGCTTGAGCAACTGGATGGCGCCGTTCGTCTCGACGAAGCATTCGATCCGTTTACGTATTGGTTCGAGCATCAGCGTTCCAAAGAAGAGATGGATACGGCGACGAGTCGCGTAAAAGGCAGCCTTGCTTTTAAAGCGCTTGTCGACGAGAAGCTTACGCTTACCGAATCTTCGCTTATTCCGGTGGAATCCTTCGAGCCGATGGCAGGTTGGAAGGTGACGCCGGCGATGATTGTCGAATGGCTATCGACCGACGACAGCAATGAGCCTTACATGAAGCGCCGCGCGAGGCTGGTCAGCCGTTTGAAGCGCTGGCTGGAATCAGAGTGGAAGGCGCGTAGACTAACGGACAAAACGCTCAAGACAAAGCTCAGCACGAAGCTTAGTGCATATACGAAGAAAATTCCGTCCTTTACAGCTCCTCAGTTGTACAGCTCGCTTCTTGGTGAAGCAGCTGCGCAAGAGCTGCTCGGGACTGAAGCATGCAAGAATACGATCAAGTCGCTCAAGAAGAAGTTTATCCTTCCTGAGGATCTCGCGCCGCTTGTATACATTCAACTACGGATGTATGGAAACGAGCAGCCTCCATACGATCATATCGTAATTGACGAAGCGCAGGACTACTCGCCGTTCCAGCTTGAAGCGCTCAAGCAGTGCCAGCGTCAGCCGTCGATGACGGTGCTCGGCGATTTGCAGCAGGGTATTCACGGCTATGCCGGCATTCACAGCTGGAAGGAGCAAACGGCGCTCTTCCCGGAAGCGGACACTGGTTATTTCGAGCTCGATCGGAGTTATCGGTCGACGATGGAAATTATTGATTTCGCGAACTTGGTGCTTGGCGGCATGGGCGACGGCGTGAAGCCGGCAGTCCCGGTGTTCCGGAGCGGCGAGGCAGTGGATGTGGTTGATGCAGGCTCCAATGAAGAAAGACTAGCTGGAGTTGTGCAAACGGTTAAGGAATGGCAGGCGACCGGCCATTACCGGACGATGGCTGTGCTTGGGCGGACTGCCCGGGCATGTGCGGCGATTGCTGCGGAGCTGGAAGCTGCAGGCGTGCCTTGCTCTCTGGTAGAGAGCAAGCAAGAGGCGTACGGCGGTGGATTAACCGTCGTTCCGGCGTACTTGGCAAAAGGTCTCGAGTTCGACGCAGTGCTAATCGCCGATGCCGATGCGGACAGCTTCGGGAGCAACGACGCGAAGCTTCTGTATGTGGCATGCACGCGTGCGCTGCATAAGCTGAAGCTGATGTATAGCGGGAAGCTGACGACGCTCGTAGCGGAGCAGCCGGTTGCGGTTGGTTGAATGTAGTGTAAGTGTGGCACCGCATTGGCGGAATTCCACCTAAGCCAGCAAATTCAGCGAAAGAAGCTGGTTTGCTGGACCTCATTGGTGGAAATCAGTCCAATTCAGCCAAAGAAGCTGGTTTGCTGGACTACATCGGTAGAAATCTGCCTAAGCCAGCCAAAGAAGCTGGTTTGTTGGACTACATTGGCGGAATTCCGCCCAATCCAGCGAATGAAGCTGGTTTGGTGGACTACATCGGCGGAAATCCGCCCTAAGCCAGCCAAAGAAGCTGGTTTGCTGGACTACATCGGCGGAAATCCGCCCTAAGCCAGCCAAAGAAGCTGGTTTACTGGACTACATCAGTTGAAGCTTGACTATTTAGTGAAAATAGTATTCTTGAAAACGAAACGTAAAGTGCCGAGTAAGTCCCTAGACGAGGGATTTGCTCGGCACTTTTTTGCTAAGGGCTAGAGCACAACATCGGTAGATTGCGCTAAAGTGAGCTAATGAGAATTTCACATGCACCCGCCAGAACATCTAATTACTTCCGTAGTACAGTCAGTACTGCTGTTTGCACCTCATACGGTGAGCAACCACCGTGGATGGTTAAATACAATGGCAGCCTTTATTTTCAAATAAGCGCGTTGCAGGAGTATGGTCTGATTCCATAAATATGAAATCCTCGCCTGCCATAATTTCTCTTTATCGGGATAGCCGAAGCGCTTATCATGGGATCAGCAGATCATTTAGTTATAGGCGAGGTGCATAGGATTGCTGTTACCCCCATCCGTTGAAAGAAAGATGAGCAAGTTGACCGGTGCGCTGCAAAGCCGTACATCCATCATCGAATCCATCTATCTATATGGCTCTGTGGCGTTAGGCGATTATATTGACGGCACAAGCGATATCGATTTTGTAGTCATCGTCAGTGAAAGTCCTACCGAAGAGGACATAAAAGCGATCAGCGACGCACATACGGAAACGGAGCGTGAATATCCGGAAGTCGACATCATGGGCATGTACTTGCTTGCTCAGGATCTAGGGCAGCCGTATTGTGCGGATCGTCCGAGCTTAAACTTTTACAATAAGCAGGTACACACCAACGGTTTCGGAGCAGATTGGAATCCGATTACGTGGTGGATTCTTAAGCATCGCGGCATCCGCGTCGCCGGAGCAGAACAATCGATGAATTACGAAATCGATACGCAGTCGCTCTCCCGCTATGTCATCGAGAATATGAACAGCTACTGGTTAGGCTGGATCGAACGTTTGGAGCAATTCATAGCCACTAAGGGAAGCTTCTCGACGGGGCAGTTGGATGAAGCGGTGGATTGGTGCGCGCTCGGCATGCTGCGACAGCTCTATACCGTGTCAGAGCAAGGGGTCAAAAGTAAGGTGCAAGCCGGCGAGTATGGACTTACGGTCATCCCAGAGAAGTGGCATAGCATCATTCAAGAAGCGATATGGATTAAGCAGCTCCGCCCGAAACGGGTTTATGTGGATAACGACAAGAGGCTTGGCGATCTCGCCGCTTTGCTGCGATACATTCATGTGGAGGCCAATCGAATCTATAACGCCGCCAAGAGTTAGATGCTTGTATTTGTATCTATCCGAAAATGAAATATGCTATGCTAGTGACTTAACGTTCTTACAAAAGGGGTCGCATCCATGGATTTTATCGTCGAGTATTTATCGTTCTTCGTTATTCAAGGCGAAGGCGGCGACAATAACGCTGCCAAAACTTTTAAACATTTTCAGACGCTGGACCGCTACGACTATGCAGAGAGTGAGCTTAAGTCGTTTCTGGACGGTGAGTTTACCCGAATTTGCAAAAGAAAAGCAGAGCGCCATCCGTCCACAGACTCAGCGCCTACTAAGATCGGACGCTTTATCGTTGAGCCCGGCTACGAGCTGGATAGCAATCCGAACTACAACACGTTCCAACGTCTGCGTCAGTCCACTTCCGCTCAAGAGTTCCACGGCTTTGCCGATGAGCTCGTTCGGCTATATATGGAAGCAGCGGCCGTTCGCGGCGGCGCCTTCATCGTCGTGCATGCGACGCCGAATCGGCATACGGATGAGCCGCTGCTGTTCGTGCTCAAGTGCGATTTTGAACCGAAGATTGCCCGCATCACGGATGAGCATAATTTGATCTCGCATGTGGAGATGGCGATCAGCGCGCGGAATATGAAGTCGATTCAATATCCGCTAATGCCGGAGGAAGGGATGCTCGAGCCGTGGGAGCTGAAGATCCACCAAGCTTCGCATGCGAGGTATTTCGAGGATTTCCTTCGGTTCGTCAGCTATGAGAAGGCGATGCCGGAGCTCATGAGCGACCATATGCTTGAGATGGTGCATGAGTATATGGAAGATAAATGGCAAGGGCATGCGAGTGAGGCGCGCGAGCAGGAAGCGCAGCAGTTCGAGGTGTGGGCGGCGAGCGAGAAGCGGGAGCTGCAGGAATCTTGGCCGCAGGAGCGGGTTGTCGCTGCAGCGGAACGCCTTATTGAACAGCAGCCTAACCTCAGCGTCGCGTTCAAGCTAGGGGATTGGGGTGTTAAGGGACCGCTTGCCGAATTCGGGCAATCGATCCATTTTGCAACCTACAACGGTCGCTATATTGCCCTTATTGAAGGAGACGGCTTCCAGTTCGATCGCAGCATGTCGCCGGTGGAGCTGCTGCAGCCGCCGGATTTGCTGGAGGTGCTTGAGTTTGTGGGTAAGAAGAAAGAGAAAGCGAATGAAGCAGCATCAATGCTTGACAACCTTCCTTACTAAACGCTGGCTATACGTCATAGCAGCGGGAGCTGTAATCGTGCTGGGTCTCGCGGTTAGGCGTTACTCGGAGGCTCTGCCAAGATGGATTGCCGAGCATGCGGGAGATTCGCTGTGGGCGAGTATGATCTACTTCGGAATTCGCTTCTTCATCTACAGGCAGAGCCTCATAGCAGCTGCAGTGATTAGCTTGTGCTTCTGTTTCGCAGACGAATTCAGCCAGCTGTATCAAGCGGACTGGATAAACCAGATTCGTGACACGACACTCGGGGCGCTTATTCTTGGACATGGCTTTCTAGTTGTCGATCTGATTCGGTATACCGTAGGCATTGGGGCTGCATACAGCGTTGACCGCTGGCTGCTCCAATTGAAACGGCATTCATTCTAGAGGAGGCGGTTTGCATGACGCAAACGAGGAGTGCAAAAGCAGCGATCGTAACAGGGACATCGCGTGGCTTAGGGGAAGCTATCGCAAATCTGCTTATCCAGCAAGGGTATCATGTATACGGGATTGCACGCTCAGCTCCGGGGGAGTGTCTCGATAAGGAAGCGGAATTCACGAATGTATCTTGTGATCTAGCAGACACTGCGGCGTTGGAAGGAGCCTTCGATTCTATCGCTCAATCGCTCCGTGCTCAGCCTGTAGAGGAGTTATTGCTAATCAATAATGCTGCTATGCTCGATCCGCTAGGACCGCTGCCTGATCTGGAATCCGCAGAGATGGCCAAGCATCTGCAGACAAGCCTGCTCGCGCCGATGGTGCTCTGCAGCCGCTTCATCAAGCTTGTTCAGAATCTACATATTCGCGCTTCTATCGTGAATGTAACGTCAGGTCTGGGCGAACATTCCGCTCCGTCCATGAGCATGTACTGCAGCGGCAAAGCGGCGATCAATATGTTCACTCGCTGTATCGCAGATGAGCAATGGGATGCCGCTAACCCGGTCCGGGCGTATGCGTTCGATCCCGGCATGGTAGAAACAGCCATGCAAGTTACTGCGCGCGGTCAGGATCGGACGCAGTTCCCGCTACAACGCTTCTTTCAAGAGAGCCACGAGACAGGGAAGCTGCGCCTTGCGTCTGATGTAGCCGCGGAGCTGCTGCGATTGCTTGAATTGCCGCACCAGAATGGCAGCGTGTTGAGAGCATTCGAACACAGCTCGTAAACGATTACTCCCAATAACGGTCAAGAAGCCGAGCCTGCTTGCTGCAGGTTCAGGCTTCTTTTGCTTTTTGCCGAGTATTGGTAAGATGGGATTGGACTGTTCATATTCTGTTCATGATTGCAACGTATATTGAGTGCATGATTTCCCATTCTAACGACAACCGGAGATGAAGAATTAAGATGACTAAACTATTAATCGTCGATGACGATCCCCATATTCGTGAGCTTATTCGGCTGTTTCTCGCTAGGGAAGGCTTCGAAATTGTCGAGGCAGGCGATGGCGAAGAAGCACTTCGCATTCTTGAGAATACACAGGTTGACCTTGCTGTTCTCGATGTGATGATGCCGAAAATGGACGGTTGGGAGCTGTGCAGGGAACTGCGCGAATCGACCGAGCTTCCTGTGCTCATGCTGACAGCGAAAGGCGAGACGAGCCAGAAGGTAAAGGGCTTCGAGCTTGGTGCAGATGATTATCTCGTCAAGCCGTTCGAGCCGGTAGAGCTTGTTGCACGCGTGAAGGCGCTGCTCAAGAGGTACAGAATTGCAACATCGCATACGGTTACCGTCGGCAGCGTGCAGCTTAATCGTTCGACTTATGCGGTTACGATGGACGATACGACGATGACGCTGCCGATGAAGGAGTTCGAGCTGCTCTTCAAGCTTGCGAGCTATCCGGGAAAAACGTTCTCGCGCGAGCATCTCATCGAGCAGCTATGGGGCTACGACTACGAAGGCGACGAGCGTACCGTCGATGTCCATATTAAGCGGCTTCGCGAGAAGTTTCCCGAGGAACGGAGTCGAGTTCGCATCCAGACGATCCGAGGGCTCGGCTACCGGCTGGAGGTTTAACGGATGGAAATGCCATTGTGGAAAAGAATACTTGCAGGTCTAGCCGGCATGATCCTTATGAATATTGCAATCTATACGACGTTTACGATCGCTTACACAGGTGTGTCCTACTACAAAGAGAAGCATAATCATTCCGCCTTAACAGCGGAGCTGGTACATGACGGACAGCTCATTGCAGATATTCTTGCCAGCAAGTCGAGCAGTGATTGGAAGGATGTGCTGGTGTCTGCGGCGAGCAGCAACGATTACCGGATTGTACTGGTTGACGCAAAGGGAAAAGTGGAGACCTTTGGCGATGCCGAGAAGGCTGGCAGTCTGCCATCTCAGGAGGTAACTTCGACTGTGCTTGAACGCGGGGAGACGGTGGAGCTGCTGAAGCGTTCGAATCCTTTTGTCAAGGGAACTGCGCTTGCGGGCATGAAAGTGAGCAGTGGCGGTCAGTATTATGCGTTATTCATCCAGGAGGAAGCGCCTAGCTTATATCGTGGCTTGCCGCAGCAGCTGTTTACGGTGTTTCTCGGGTTTCTGCTCTTGTTCATTATTTTACTGCTGATCGGCCGGCCTTGGCGGCATCGGGATGGAGCTCGCGTCTATATTAATGCCATCCGTCGCATGTCGAAAGGGGATTTCTCCGTGTCTATTGCTAAATCCGAGCAAATTCCGCAATTCGGGGAGCTTGCAGCGAGCATTAACGACATGGCAGCTGAGCTGAGCCAGCTGGAGCAGATGCGTCAAACGTTTATCAGCAACGTCTCTCATGAGATTCAGTCGCCGCTAACCTCAATTCGAGGCTTTGCCAAAGCGCTGCAGCATGAAGGTATCGATGATGAACAGCGTAATCATTATGCGAGCATTATTGAAAATGAAAGTACAAGACTATCTAAGCTGAGTGACAATCTGCTGAAGCTGACGACGCTTGAAGCGAGAGATGAGCCGATACGGCTGAAGCCGCTGCGTCTCGATCAGCAGGTGCGTTCGATGATCCTGGCTTGCGAGCCGCTCTGGATGGACAAGAATATTAATATGGATGTGAACTTGGACGAGGAAGTGACGATTTACGGGGATGATGAACTGCTGTCGCAAGTGTGGATGAACATACTAGCGAACAGCATGAAGTTTACTCCTGAAGGAGGCACGGTGAGCGTCGAAGTGAAACAGACAGCAGGCGGTGCGAGCGTCTCCATTACAGATACTGGGATCGGCATCTCCGAAGGCGATTTACCGCATATCTTCGAACGATTCTTTAAGGCGGATAAGTCACGTAACGGCAAATTAGGCGGAAGTGGCCTAGGGCTGTCCATTGTCAAAAGAATCGTAGATATGCATAACGGAACTGTCACTGCTAACAGCAAAGCGGATGAAGGCACTACGATTACAGTGCTGCTGCCTAGCGGTCCGCCGCCAATACAGCCTCCACCTCAGCCTCAGCCTAAGCAGAAATGAGAAACGCACTTCCTAGCATCCGCTAGGAGGTGCGTTTCTTCTATTATGACTGTAGCCGCACATGCTGGATGCTCTCAGGCAAATCGAGATACGTTCGCAGTGCATCGGAATCTTTCAGGAGATGCCCGGTTACGATACAAGCTGCGGTCTCTTCCGAGTGGATGGCACCTTCGTTCACCAGCTTGCGCAGTCCGGCAACCGCTGCAGCGGACGCAGGCTCGGCGCCAATGCCTGACCGGTCGATCAGCAGCTTCGCTTCCATAATCTCGTTGTCGCTTACGGCCGCAGTGACGCCATTCGTAAGGTGAAGCACGTCGCGTGCTTTGCGCCAGCTCGGCGGATTGCCGATATTAAGCGCTGATGCGACCGTTGAGGGCTTCACTTCTGGCGTCAAGGCATCGCCGCCACTTGCAATCATTTGGTGGAACGGACTCGCACCTTCAGCTTGAATGACCGCGACACGCGGCAGCTTGTCAATGAAGCCGAGCGTGTATAGATCATGAAGGCCTTTACCGAGCGCCGATGCATTGCTCAGTGCACCGCCAGGGAGCACGATCCAATCCGGCAGCGTCCAGTTCAAGTCTTGAGCGAGCTCAAACACGATGCTCTTCTGGCCTTCAATGCGGTACGGATTAACGGAGTTGCACACGTACAGCCCTTCAGCTTCAGCGTACTTGTCAAGCCACCGGATTCCGTCATCATAGGTGCCGGTGAATGTCCGAACCTGCGCGCCATAGGCGAGCGTCTGCAGCACTTTGTTCAGAGCCACATCGCGATCAGGCACGAGTACTACGGAAGTGAGTCCCGCGGTAGCGGCATAGATCGCGAGTGAGGACGATGTGTTGCCAGTTGATGTGCATGCAAATTTACGATAACCGAGCGATCGGCCATGAGAGACGGCTGCGGTCATCCCGTTATCCTTGAAGGAACCGCTCGGGTTCTCGCTCTGCGCTTTCAGCCACAGCTGTCTGACACCAGTGAAGGATCGCACTCGTTCTGATTGATAGAGACCTGTGTTGCCCTCATTGCGGCTAACGATGTACGGCGTCGGAAGGTCTGGGGCTATGAGCTCCTTATAACGCCAAACGCCGCTTGCCATTAAGGTGTGGCGCTCCGCACGGCGCTCATGGAATTGCCGCTTCAGCAGCTCAACATCTAAGGCTCTAAAGTCCTGCACGAGCTGAAGTAGTCCTCCGCAATTGCAAGAATACCACATCGGACTAGTGTCCATTCTATATGCCGTATTACAAATGATACATGCTGCTCTCACCCTTGTAGAATCCTCCTTTAAGCTTCATTAATTAGCTGTAGACTTGATTGGTGGAGTCGTTCTACTACTACTATAAGTTGAAATCATATATAATTTTAATACATATATATTTGATATTAATAACTTGAAGTTATGAATTAGAGGATGGCAAATATGCAGAGGGCAATTAAGCGGAGGGACGAAAAGTGCAATTGAATCTCTATGGGCTAATTGTATTTCATCATGTTGCGACGACTGGAAGTGTGACGAGAGCTGCCGAGGCTCTCTCTATTAGCCAGCCTGCAGTAACTGCGCATGTGCGCAATATGGCTGCGGAGCTTGGCGTGACGCTTCTGGCGCCAAGAGGGAGAGGCATTCTGCTCACAGAAGCGGGAGAGCGGTTAGCCGCGCATGCGTCGAGAATGTTCGCGCTTGAACAGGACATCGTCCGCGATATGTCGGCATTTCGCGATGGAACGGTGGGCAGGCTGCGAATCGCCGCGACTTCGCTGCCTGCGAATTTCCTGCTGCCCGAGCCTATTGCAGCATTTAAGCGTGATTTTCCTGAAGTATCCGTGATCATGGAGACGCGTAACGCGAATGACGCGATGGAAGCCTTGTATCAATATGAAGCGGACATAGCGGTGATTGGTGGAAGAGGAGAAGCACGTGAAGAATTGACACAGCTTGTGCTTCTGGAGGATGAGCTGTGGTTCGTCGCCTCGCGAGCTCATGCGTTAGCAGGTCAAACTGTTTCACTTGGCGAACTGTTCAAAGAGCCGTTCATCATGCGCGAGGAAGGTAGTTCGGCACGCGAACGATTGCTCGCTCTCTGCCGCATCCATGGTGCAGCCATACCAGAAACTGCGATTCAAGTGAGCGGTGTTCACGAATCGCTTCATGCGGTTGAAGCTGGACTCGGTATTTCATTCGTCTCTTCGTTAGAAGCTCGGCGAGCGATATTAAGGGGAGAGCTGGCAAGAATTCAGGTAGCAGGCGGAGCGGAATTGCTTAATCCCATCGTATTGTACACGAGAGCGGGGGAGAAGCTCCCGCCAGCCGCGCA
This window harbors:
- the hrpB gene encoding ATP-dependent helicase HrpB; translation: MDDRDRKQQIQSQGELPIDGLLPELQQLLTERNAAVLVAAPGAGKTTRVPLALLSAPWLAGQRILMLEPRRLAARAAARFMAASLGEQVGGTVGYRVRMDTKVGPSTVIEVITEGVLTRMLQADPALEGVGIVIFDEFHERHLHGDLGLALCLQTQAVLRDDLRLLVMSATLEAEPVAELLGGAPLLVSEGRAYPVETHYAAKPVNGRVEDAITRTVLEAVQRDEGDALVFLPGAGEIHRVAGLLRASAALPAGTQVVPLYGALSPEEQDRAVAPSAEGERKIVLATTIAESSVTVRGVRIVVDSGLSRVPRFSPRTGMARLETVPVSVASADQRRGRAGREAPGVCYRLWTEQEHRQLQPQSEPELLGADLAPLALELAIWGIADPFEELAWLTKPPAAAYSQAQELLRELGALDAGGKPTAHGKAMAELGMHPRLAHMVLEAKPLGQGEAACELAALLGERDLLRQTRSIDMRLRVDALRGRGAGGGEQPDAAVLARLAAEAREWMRAAGIAPQQRQARAAADADATGLLLALAYPDRIAQRRGDGRFLLRSGRGAAVQELQPLSSAPYLATAELEDSGSDSRILLGAPITLAELERHFADQLAEEADVRWDRQAGAVRARRRIRLGSLILKDTQLDRADPELVMNALFSGIAEYGLDMLPWTKQARQLQARIALMHTHNASWPDVSEEALLASLPEWLGPYVGGMRSRSDLSRLNMAQIMESLLSWQERSLLDNEVPTHIKVPSGSRIPVDYSDPAAPVLAVRLQELFGLAQTPRIAGGKLPITIHLLSPAQRPVQVTQDLASFWQNTYFEVKKDLKGRYPKHYWPDNPLEAEPTSRAKPRPQA
- a CDS encoding DUF1294 domain-containing protein — encoded protein: MTLILKVFVLYLIIMNIYVFNLMRIDKRRATRDRKHRIPEKTLLGMSLIGGSLGGVMAMRMFRHKTKHLAFSIGMPLMLVLHVALVSLLIRYML
- a CDS encoding HelD family protein gives rise to the protein MTVQSAFQEEAARVENVLKHIHEQLRTIGPRYTGNDFTEQMLEIQREQRQQRLEVAQREPYFGRIDFQEIVHPAPRPLYIGKAGVAHEKSNEVLVVDWRAPVASLFYAFSGGEAPVTYESPDGDVEGTVHLKRNLMVRDGKLERVVDSYVRGQEEESVTDEFLLYRLGESKDNKLRDIVSTIQQEQDRIIRTDKNKAVFIQGVAGSGKTTVALHRLAYLLYRYAGAIRAERMVIFAPNRMFLDYISGVLPELGVGDILQTTFAEWALEQLDGAVRLDEAFDPFTYWFEHQRSKEEMDTATSRVKGSLAFKALVDEKLTLTESSLIPVESFEPMAGWKVTPAMIVEWLSTDDSNEPYMKRRARLVSRLKRWLESEWKARRLTDKTLKTKLSTKLSAYTKKIPSFTAPQLYSSLLGEAAAQELLGTEACKNTIKSLKKKFILPEDLAPLVYIQLRMYGNEQPPYDHIVIDEAQDYSPFQLEALKQCQRQPSMTVLGDLQQGIHGYAGIHSWKEQTALFPEADTGYFELDRSYRSTMEIIDFANLVLGGMGDGVKPAVPVFRSGEAVDVVDAGSNEERLAGVVQTVKEWQATGHYRTMAVLGRTARACAAIAAELEAAGVPCSLVESKQEAYGGGLTVVPAYLAKGLEFDAVLIADADADSFGSNDAKLLYVACTRALHKLKLMYSGKLTTLVAEQPVAVG
- a CDS encoding nucleotidyltransferase domain-containing protein, encoding MSKLTGALQSRTSIIESIYLYGSVALGDYIDGTSDIDFVVIVSESPTEEDIKAISDAHTETEREYPEVDIMGMYLLAQDLGQPYCADRPSLNFYNKQVHTNGFGADWNPITWWILKHRGIRVAGAEQSMNYEIDTQSLSRYVIENMNSYWLGWIERLEQFIATKGSFSTGQLDEAVDWCALGMLRQLYTVSEQGVKSKVQAGEYGLTVIPEKWHSIIQEAIWIKQLRPKRVYVDNDKRLGDLAALLRYIHVEANRIYNAAKS